In the Helianthus annuus cultivar XRQ/B chromosome 11, HanXRQr2.0-SUNRISE, whole genome shotgun sequence genome, one interval contains:
- the LOC110900682 gene encoding grpE protein homolog 2, mitochondrial yields the protein NATKRQDEIEKMKDKVLRTYADMENIMDRTKRETDNSKKFAIQNFAKSLLDVVDNLDRASSVVKESFAKIDASKDTTRAVPLLKTLIEGVEMTEKQLAEVFKKFEVEKYDPTNKVFDPHRHNAVFQVPDNTKAPNTVAVVLKAGYTLHDRIIRPAEVGVIIKAE from the exons aatgcTACAAAGCGGCAAGATGAGATTGAGAAAATGAAAGATAAAGTTCTTCGAACGTATGCAGATATGGAAAACATCATGGACAGGACCAAAAGAGAGACAGATAACTCTAAAAAGTTTGCAATTCAG AATTTTGCAAAGAGTTTACTGGATGTTGTAGATAATCTGGATAGAGCTTCTTCGGTTGTAAAAGAGAGTTTTGCTAAGATCGATGCATCTAAGGACACTACTAGAGCCGTTCCGCTTTTAAAAACGCTTATTGAAGGCGTCGAGATGACCGAAAAACAGCTAGCAGAG GTTTTCAAGAAATTTGAAGTGGAGAAATATGATCCAACAAACAAGGTGTTCGATCCACACAGGCATAATGCAGTGTTTCAAGTGCCAGATAATACCAAGGCTCCCAATACTGTTGCGGTTGTTCTCAAG GCAGGATACACGCTCCATGATCGAATAATACGACCTGCTGAAGTTGGTGTGATCATAAAGGCGGAATAA